A genomic segment from Nocardiopsis sp. Huas11 encodes:
- a CDS encoding DeoR/GlpR family DNA-binding transcription regulator has protein sequence MYAEERQQVILERARRDGRVDVTGLSSEFDVTYETIRRDLTALERHGVLRRVHGGAIPVERLGFEPALNVRDSVLTDEKERIAKAALAELPEEGAILLDAGSTTGRLAEQLPTDRELTVVTNSLSIALTLTTRTNINLMLLGGRLRNRTQATVDAWALRSLAESFVDVAFMAANGVSVERGLTTPDAAEAEVKRAMISSSRRALLLADHTKVGNDHFARFAGVGQLDTIITDTGLAAGLADELESAGPRVLTV, from the coding sequence ATGTACGCGGAAGAACGCCAGCAGGTGATCCTCGAACGCGCCCGCCGTGACGGCCGGGTCGACGTCACGGGGCTCTCCTCGGAGTTCGACGTCACCTACGAGACCATCCGGCGGGACCTCACGGCGCTCGAACGCCACGGTGTCCTGCGCAGGGTCCACGGCGGCGCGATTCCGGTCGAGCGACTGGGCTTCGAACCCGCGCTCAACGTGCGCGATTCCGTGCTGACCGACGAGAAGGAGCGGATCGCCAAGGCCGCGCTCGCCGAGCTACCCGAGGAGGGCGCCATCCTCCTCGACGCCGGCTCCACCACCGGACGCCTGGCCGAGCAGCTGCCGACCGACCGCGAGCTCACCGTGGTCACCAACTCCCTCTCCATCGCACTCACACTCACCACACGAACCAACATCAACCTCATGCTGCTCGGTGGTCGCCTGCGCAACCGCACTCAGGCCACCGTCGACGCGTGGGCCCTGCGCTCGCTGGCGGAGTCCTTCGTGGACGTGGCCTTCATGGCCGCCAACGGCGTCTCCGTCGAACGGGGTCTGACCACACCCGACGCGGCCGAGGCCGAGGTCAAGCGGGCCATGATCTCCTCCTCGCGCCGGGCCCTTCTCCTCGCGGACCACACCAAGGTCGGCAACGACCACTTCGCGCGCTTCGCGGGAGTGGGGCAGCTCGACACGATCATCACCGACACCGGCCTCGCCGCGGGGCTCGCGGACGAACTCGAGTCCGCGGGACCGCGAGTCCTCACGGTCTGA
- a CDS encoding TetR/AcrR family transcriptional regulator, with protein sequence MSATSTEAPTGGLRERKKAQLHDALLDTALRLFHENGYQATTTEEIAARVGVSQRTFFRYFPSKEDLLLEALEGVDQHLFDALRERPCGEPPLVALRNALSDQWDRVDRASMMLRGGAAKLMKQSPELLATHMRYCHVRQKQLAAVVAERAGVDPATDPRPDLAAAVFYAAVNTGVGAWLAAESDFDELPRACLRQLDLLPEVLDGDWGTPDRTCGPGRSTAPPS encoded by the coding sequence ATGAGCGCGACGAGCACCGAGGCACCGACCGGCGGCCTGCGCGAACGCAAGAAGGCCCAGCTGCACGACGCCCTGCTCGACACCGCGCTGCGCCTGTTCCACGAGAACGGCTACCAGGCGACCACCACCGAGGAGATCGCCGCCCGGGTGGGGGTCTCCCAGCGCACGTTCTTCCGCTACTTCCCCTCCAAGGAGGACCTCCTCCTGGAGGCGCTGGAGGGCGTGGACCAGCACCTCTTCGACGCCCTGCGCGAGCGCCCCTGCGGCGAACCCCCGCTCGTCGCGCTGCGCAACGCGCTCAGCGACCAGTGGGACCGCGTCGACCGCGCGTCCATGATGCTGCGGGGCGGCGCCGCCAAGCTGATGAAGCAGAGCCCCGAACTCCTGGCCACGCACATGCGGTACTGCCACGTGCGGCAGAAGCAGCTCGCGGCCGTGGTCGCCGAACGCGCCGGGGTCGACCCGGCCACCGACCCGCGGCCGGACCTGGCGGCCGCGGTGTTCTACGCGGCGGTGAACACGGGGGTCGGCGCCTGGTTGGCCGCCGAATCCGACTTCGACGAGCTGCCGCGGGCGTGCCTGCGGCAGTTGGACCTGCTTCCCGAGGTGCTCGACGGCGACTGGGGCACGCCGGACCGGACCTGCGGGCCCGGCCGCTCCACGGCGCCACCGAGCTGA
- a CDS encoding zinc-dependent dehydrogenase, which translates to MLVARFYAPGDIRLEQAPEPAVGPGQLKIAVANCSTCGTDVKISRHGHHHIDPPRVIGHEITGRISEIGEGVTGWSEGDRVQVIAAIPCGACHECEAGRMPVCSRQQSMGYHYDGGFAESMIIPEAVLAVDGVNRVPENIDLAEASLAEPLACVLNGQEIAGVGEGDTVVVMGAGPIGCLHVRLARARGAARVFLVDINRGRLDMSADVVRPDAAIAGEETDAVAEVLRLTGDRGADVVITAAASGRAQEDALRMVARGGRVSFFGGLPKDNPIIQLDSNLVHYREISIFGANGSSPAHNRRALELISTGAVPVADLITERMSLSDVHKAIETVASGTAIKVTIQP; encoded by the coding sequence ATGCTCGTCGCCCGCTTCTACGCCCCCGGTGACATCCGCCTGGAGCAGGCACCCGAACCCGCCGTCGGCCCCGGCCAGCTCAAGATCGCCGTCGCCAACTGCTCCACCTGTGGAACGGATGTGAAGATCTCCCGCCACGGCCACCACCACATCGACCCGCCCCGGGTGATCGGGCACGAGATCACCGGCCGGATCAGTGAGATCGGCGAGGGCGTCACGGGCTGGTCCGAGGGCGACCGCGTCCAGGTCATCGCGGCGATCCCTTGCGGCGCCTGCCACGAGTGCGAGGCCGGCCGGATGCCCGTGTGCTCCCGCCAGCAGTCCATGGGCTACCACTACGACGGCGGGTTCGCCGAGTCCATGATCATCCCCGAGGCCGTGCTCGCCGTCGACGGCGTCAACCGGGTGCCCGAGAACATCGACCTGGCCGAGGCGTCGCTGGCCGAACCGCTGGCCTGCGTGCTCAACGGCCAGGAGATCGCGGGGGTCGGCGAGGGCGACACCGTGGTGGTCATGGGCGCCGGCCCCATCGGCTGCCTGCACGTGCGGCTGGCCCGCGCCCGCGGCGCCGCCCGCGTGTTCCTGGTCGACATCAACCGGGGGCGCCTGGACATGTCCGCCGACGTCGTCCGGCCGGACGCGGCCATCGCCGGTGAGGAGACCGACGCCGTCGCCGAGGTCCTGCGCCTGACCGGAGACCGGGGCGCGGACGTCGTCATCACCGCGGCCGCCTCCGGGCGCGCGCAGGAGGACGCGCTGCGCATGGTGGCGCGCGGCGGCCGGGTCAGCTTCTTCGGCGGCCTGCCCAAGGACAACCCGATCATCCAGCTGGACTCCAACCTCGTGCACTACCGGGAGATCTCGATCTTCGGCGCGAACGGGTCCAGCCCGGCGCACAACCGCCGTGCCCTGGAGCTGATCTCCACGGGCGCCGTGCCCGTCGCCGACCTCATCACCGAGCGGATGAGCCTGTCCGACGTGCACAAGGCCATCGAGACCGTCGCCTCGGGGACCGCGATCAAGGTGACGATCCAGCCGTGA
- a CDS encoding RNA-guided endonuclease TnpB family protein: protein MSRYRLYPTGAQEQVMLGHCAHARYAWNLALEVNATYRKGGVRREKPVRYAGMCRMLSEVRRTDTTGMDPETAAEFAWVASGNADIQQQALKDFDRALSNFLGGSHGYPTWRKKYRSEGFRVIGSGRVPAYTPDGELVLNAKGRQVHHRQVLVGKLNSKWAQVKVPGCGWVKFRLTRRQLPDAKSFRVTYRHGQWHVAFAVVPAPIPSPGNGEVVGIDRGVVVTAALSDGRTLNCPQLTGKERATVRKHERRAARAPKGSAQKRVEHARVARLKAREAARRKDWCEKTSTLLARTFDTIRFEDLQIKNMTRTARGTAEEPGRNVRAKAGLNRAILAQGWGLLRTRTGHKASGRVEDIPPKDTSLRCSECQWIDKNSRKNQATFVCTHCGFTCNADTNASNNVAAGQVERPAPRGVRAGGTTRRKSAVKNVREPQPRWVGIPLF from the coding sequence ATGTCCAGGTACAGGTTGTATCCCACGGGCGCGCAGGAGCAGGTGATGCTCGGCCACTGCGCGCACGCCCGGTACGCCTGGAACCTGGCGTTGGAGGTCAACGCTACGTACCGTAAAGGCGGGGTCCGGCGGGAGAAGCCGGTTCGCTATGCAGGGATGTGCCGGATGCTGTCCGAGGTGCGCCGTACCGATACCACCGGCATGGACCCCGAGACGGCTGCTGAGTTCGCGTGGGTGGCCTCTGGCAACGCTGACATCCAACAGCAGGCCCTCAAGGACTTCGACCGGGCCCTGTCGAACTTCCTGGGCGGGTCGCATGGGTACCCGACCTGGCGCAAGAAGTACCGCAGCGAGGGCTTCCGGGTCATCGGCAGCGGGCGAGTGCCCGCCTACACTCCAGACGGGGAATTGGTGCTCAATGCCAAAGGCAGGCAGGTCCACCACCGTCAGGTTCTAGTGGGAAAGCTGAACAGCAAGTGGGCGCAGGTCAAGGTGCCCGGGTGCGGTTGGGTGAAGTTCCGCCTCACACGCCGTCAGTTGCCGGACGCCAAGTCGTTTCGTGTCACCTATCGCCACGGGCAGTGGCATGTGGCCTTCGCTGTCGTCCCCGCCCCGATCCCGTCGCCCGGTAACGGCGAGGTGGTCGGGATCGACCGTGGGGTGGTGGTCACCGCCGCGCTGTCGGACGGGCGGACACTGAATTGCCCGCAACTCACCGGCAAGGAGAGGGCGACGGTTCGCAAACACGAGCGCCGAGCAGCCCGCGCTCCCAAGGGCAGTGCCCAGAAGAGGGTCGAGCACGCCAGGGTCGCCCGGCTCAAAGCCCGGGAGGCCGCTCGGCGCAAGGACTGGTGTGAGAAGACGTCCACGCTGCTGGCTCGCACCTTCGACACGATCCGGTTCGAGGACCTGCAGATCAAGAACATGACCCGCACCGCGCGGGGCACTGCTGAGGAGCCGGGCCGGAACGTGCGGGCCAAAGCGGGGTTGAACCGGGCGATCCTTGCCCAAGGGTGGGGGCTACTCCGTACCCGCACCGGGCACAAAGCGTCCGGCAGGGTCGAGGACATCCCGCCCAAGGACACGAGTCTGCGGTGCAGCGAATGCCAGTGGATCGACAAGAACTCCCGCAAGAACCAAGCGACGTTCGTCTGTACCCACTGTGGCTTCACCTGCAACGCTGACACCAATGCTTCCAACAATGTCGCGGCAGGACAGGTCGAAAGACCCGCCCCCCGAGGGGTTCGTGCCGGAGGGACGACCAGGCGCAAGTCTGCGGTCAAGAACGTCCGTGAACCTCAGCCCCGATGGGTTGGAATCCCCCTCTTTTAG
- a CDS encoding cytosine permease: protein MDHIPDADRHGGPRDLFWVWFGANLTFIFVINGALVVGLGLGFWAAVTIFAVGAAHQSDSRSWWGSRQGMPCLWTCRSVPRGSIT, encoded by the coding sequence ATGGACCACATCCCCGACGCCGACCGGCACGGCGGTCCGCGCGACCTGTTCTGGGTCTGGTTCGGCGCCAACCTGACCTTCATTTTCGTCATCAACGGCGCCCTCGTCGTCGGACTCGGCCTGGGGTTCTGGGCGGCCGTCACGATCTTCGCGGTCGGCGCCGCGCACCAGAGCGATAGTAGAAGTTGGTGGGGCAGCCGTCAGGGCATGCCGTGTCTTTGGACGTGCCGTTCAGTCCCTCGGGGATCCATCACGTGA
- a CDS encoding phosphoenolpyruvate--protein phosphotransferase translates to MPQTGHPDIPTPRDAAREGASAEGPDHAAPSTGSAPAASASAAPTRLEGIPAAPGAAVGPVARMSAPPTLPETRPASAGAEAEADRARQALERVAEQFDARAEGLEEEAAAVLGALALMARDPELARRTAERTGQGDPAAWAVHAACGAYQELLLAAGGYLAERAADLADIRDRAVAHLLGLPMPGLPDPGRPHVLVADDLAPADTVQLDTEQVLAVVTLHGGPTSHTVILARSLGIPAVVGCRGADGLVDGTQVAVDGDTGRVDVDPDEERSASILLRARRRGELLAGSVGPGRTADRAPVALLLNVGEGDPDEAGAHDSEGVGLLRTEFLFLERSEPPTVAEQTAVYARLFRAFDGRTVTVRTLDAGSDKPLAFAGTGPEDNPALGRRGFRTARVHPELLTDQLAAIRAAADGSGARVRVMAPMVSTPAEASEFVALAREAGITEAGVMIEVPGAALLADRLLPRVDFVSIGTNDLAQYTMAADRTLGTMPDLLDPWQPALLELVGTVGGAGERSGRAVGVCGEAAADPLLAVVLVGLGATSLSMAAPALPAVRHALAHHTKAECRSLAGLALAAATAAEAREAVRAAASPDVADL, encoded by the coding sequence ATGCCGCAGACCGGCCACCCAGACATTCCCACACCCAGGGACGCCGCCCGCGAGGGCGCGTCCGCGGAGGGGCCCGACCACGCGGCTCCCTCCACCGGTTCCGCCCCCGCCGCGAGCGCCTCCGCGGCCCCCACCCGGCTGGAGGGGATCCCCGCCGCTCCGGGCGCCGCCGTCGGCCCCGTCGCGCGGATGTCCGCGCCGCCGACCCTGCCCGAGACCCGTCCCGCCTCGGCGGGCGCCGAGGCCGAGGCCGACCGGGCCCGCCAGGCCCTCGAACGGGTCGCCGAGCAGTTCGACGCGCGGGCGGAGGGCCTGGAGGAGGAGGCCGCCGCGGTCCTGGGCGCGCTCGCGCTCATGGCCCGTGATCCCGAGCTGGCCCGCCGGACGGCCGAGCGCACGGGGCAGGGCGATCCCGCGGCGTGGGCGGTCCACGCCGCCTGCGGCGCCTACCAGGAGCTCCTGCTGGCGGCCGGGGGCTACCTGGCCGAACGGGCCGCCGACCTCGCCGACATCCGCGACCGCGCCGTCGCCCACCTGCTCGGCCTGCCGATGCCCGGTCTGCCCGACCCCGGACGGCCGCACGTGCTGGTCGCCGACGACCTCGCTCCGGCCGACACCGTGCAACTGGACACCGAGCAGGTCCTGGCGGTCGTCACCCTGCACGGCGGTCCCACCAGCCACACCGTGATCCTGGCGCGGTCGCTCGGCATCCCCGCGGTCGTGGGCTGTCGGGGCGCCGACGGCCTGGTCGACGGCACCCAGGTGGCGGTCGACGGTGACACGGGACGGGTCGACGTCGACCCGGACGAGGAGCGGTCCGCCTCGATCCTGCTGCGGGCCCGGCGCCGCGGTGAGCTGCTGGCCGGCTCCGTGGGGCCCGGTCGCACCGCCGACCGCGCTCCGGTGGCCCTGCTGCTCAACGTCGGCGAGGGCGACCCGGACGAGGCCGGAGCGCACGACAGCGAGGGCGTGGGACTCCTGCGCACCGAGTTCCTGTTCCTGGAGCGCTCCGAGCCGCCGACGGTGGCCGAGCAGACCGCCGTCTACGCGCGGCTGTTCCGCGCCTTCGACGGCCGTACCGTCACCGTGCGCACGCTGGACGCGGGCTCGGACAAGCCGCTGGCCTTCGCCGGAACCGGACCCGAGGACAACCCGGCGCTGGGCCGGCGGGGCTTTCGCACGGCCCGCGTGCACCCGGAGCTGCTGACCGACCAGCTGGCGGCGATCCGAGCCGCCGCCGACGGGTCCGGCGCGCGGGTGCGGGTGATGGCGCCGATGGTGTCCACCCCGGCCGAGGCGTCGGAGTTCGTCGCGCTGGCCCGGGAGGCCGGGATCACCGAGGCGGGCGTCATGATCGAGGTGCCCGGCGCGGCCCTGCTGGCCGACCGGCTGCTGCCGAGGGTGGACTTCGTGTCCATCGGAACCAACGACCTCGCGCAGTACACCATGGCCGCGGACCGGACCCTGGGCACGATGCCGGACCTGCTCGACCCGTGGCAGCCCGCGCTGCTGGAGCTGGTGGGCACGGTCGGCGGAGCGGGGGAGCGGTCCGGGCGCGCGGTGGGCGTGTGCGGCGAGGCCGCGGCCGACCCGCTGCTCGCGGTGGTCCTGGTCGGGCTGGGCGCGACGAGCCTGTCGATGGCCGCGCCGGCGCTGCCCGCGGTGCGCCACGCGCTGGCCCACCACACGAAGGCGGAGTGCCGGAGCCTGGCCGGGCTCGCCCTGGCCGCCGCCACCGCGGCGGAGGCCAGGGAGGCGGTCCGCGCCGCGGCGAGCCCGGACGTCGCCGACCTCTGA
- a CDS encoding HPr family phosphocarrier protein — MPTQRTVTIGSRLGLHARPATLFVKAVNETGLPVFIARPDQDPVDARSMLAVMALGADHGETVTLTCDDAEEGAAERALDELVELLSSDMDAA, encoded by the coding sequence ATGCCGACCCAGCGCACCGTGACCATCGGCTCACGGCTCGGGCTGCACGCCCGACCGGCCACCCTGTTCGTCAAGGCGGTCAACGAGACCGGCCTGCCCGTGTTCATCGCCCGCCCGGACCAGGACCCGGTGGACGCGCGCAGCATGCTGGCCGTGATGGCGCTGGGCGCCGACCACGGCGAGACGGTCACGCTGACCTGTGACGACGCCGAGGAGGGCGCCGCCGAACGGGCGCTCGACGAACTGGTGGAGCTGCTGTCCTCCGACATGGACGCCGCCTGA
- a CDS encoding PTS sugar transporter subunit IIA yields MPTDLALTADAVRLGSTAADKAEAIDQCGALLVELGAVEPGYVPAMHEREASVSTFLGEGVAIPHGTDASRALINRTALAFVQFPDGVDWDGNTAYLAVGIAASGDEHIGVLSALATVLSDPERAQRLRSASDPSDVLALLGPGAGG; encoded by the coding sequence TTGCCGACTGATCTCGCGCTGACCGCCGACGCCGTCCGGCTGGGCAGCACCGCGGCCGACAAGGCCGAGGCCATCGACCAGTGCGGTGCCCTGCTCGTCGAACTGGGCGCGGTCGAGCCCGGCTACGTGCCCGCGATGCACGAGCGCGAGGCCTCGGTCAGCACGTTCCTCGGCGAGGGCGTGGCCATCCCGCACGGCACCGACGCCTCGCGGGCGCTGATCAACCGGACCGCCCTGGCCTTCGTCCAGTTCCCCGACGGGGTCGACTGGGACGGGAACACCGCGTACCTGGCAGTCGGCATCGCCGCCTCCGGGGACGAGCACATCGGGGTGCTGTCCGCCCTGGCGACCGTGCTCAGCGACCCCGAGCGGGCCCAGCGGCTGCGCTCGGCGTCGGACCCCTCCGACGTGCTCGCCCTGCTCGGCCCCGGCGCGGGCGGCTGA
- the mtlA gene encoding PTS mannitol transporter subunit IICB, with translation MSNQQTSERLASVRSGVQRFGGFLSSMVMPNIGAFIAWGLLTALFIESGWTPNATLAELVGPMITFLLPLLIAYTGGHLVYDRRGGVVGAVAAMGVIVAADMPMFLGAMVMGPLGAYLIKKVDQVLQPRTPTGFEMLVNNFSAGILGGLLAALGVYAVAPAVTAIARGLGAGVQFLIDMSLLPLVSVIVEPAKVLFLNNALNHGVLGPLGVARVAEQGKAIEFLIETNPGPGLGILLACLFFGPKISRATAPGAIIIHFFGGIHEIYFPYILAQPKLILAAIGGGMSGVATFMVMDAGLLATPAPGSIIALMAVTPRGDHLAVLAGVTIATLVSFALASALLGFGRAERRAAKEQKEAATAQQNKEATS, from the coding sequence ATGTCCAACCAGCAGACCAGCGAGCGCCTCGCGTCCGTGCGTTCCGGCGTCCAACGCTTCGGCGGCTTCCTGTCGAGCATGGTGATGCCCAACATCGGCGCGTTCATCGCCTGGGGCCTTCTCACGGCCCTGTTCATCGAGAGCGGCTGGACGCCCAACGCGACCCTGGCCGAACTCGTCGGGCCGATGATCACCTTCCTCCTGCCGCTGCTGATCGCCTACACCGGCGGCCACCTGGTCTACGACCGGCGCGGCGGCGTGGTCGGAGCGGTCGCCGCGATGGGCGTCATCGTCGCCGCGGACATGCCGATGTTCCTCGGCGCGATGGTCATGGGCCCGCTCGGCGCCTACCTGATCAAGAAGGTCGACCAGGTCCTCCAGCCCCGTACGCCCACGGGCTTCGAGATGCTGGTCAACAACTTCAGCGCCGGCATCCTGGGCGGACTCCTGGCGGCCCTGGGCGTCTACGCGGTGGCCCCCGCGGTCACCGCCATCGCCCGCGGGCTCGGGGCGGGCGTGCAGTTCCTCATCGACATGAGCCTGCTGCCGCTGGTGTCGGTCATCGTCGAGCCGGCCAAGGTCCTGTTCCTCAACAACGCCCTCAACCACGGCGTCCTGGGACCGCTGGGCGTGGCCCGGGTGGCCGAGCAGGGCAAGGCCATCGAGTTCCTCATCGAGACCAACCCCGGCCCCGGCCTGGGCATCCTACTGGCCTGCCTGTTCTTCGGGCCCAAGATCAGCCGCGCCACCGCTCCGGGCGCGATCATCATCCACTTCTTCGGCGGCATCCACGAGATCTACTTCCCGTACATCCTCGCCCAGCCGAAGCTCATCCTCGCCGCGATCGGCGGCGGAATGTCCGGTGTGGCCACCTTCATGGTCATGGACGCCGGACTGCTGGCCACCCCCGCACCCGGGAGCATCATCGCCCTCATGGCGGTGACCCCGCGCGGGGACCACCTCGCCGTCCTGGCGGGCGTCACGATCGCCACCCTCGTCTCCTTCGCGCTGGCCTCGGCCCTGCTCGGTTTCGGCCGGGCCGAGCGGCGCGCCGCGAAGGAACAGAAGGAGGCGGCCACCGCACAGCAGAACAAGGAGGCCACGTCATGA
- a CDS encoding PTS lactose transporter subunit IIB: MTTIQGSDIRKVVVACDAGMGSSVMLTSQLQRTLKPYGVTVEHAQVDRVPADADVVLCHSGLLSRARGNLPGKVVVGFQMFMGDPAFARLESAVKEGGPLAD; the protein is encoded by the coding sequence ATGACCACCATTCAGGGGTCCGACATCCGCAAGGTCGTCGTCGCCTGCGACGCCGGCATGGGCAGCAGCGTCATGCTGACCAGCCAGCTCCAGCGCACGCTCAAGCCGTACGGCGTCACCGTCGAGCACGCCCAGGTGGACCGGGTGCCCGCCGACGCCGACGTGGTCCTGTGCCACTCCGGCCTGCTGTCCCGCGCGCGGGGCAACCTCCCCGGCAAGGTCGTCGTCGGCTTCCAGATGTTCATGGGCGATCCGGCGTTCGCCCGCCTGGAGAGCGCGGTCAAGGAGGGCGGTCCCCTTGCCGACTGA
- the pfkB gene encoding 1-phosphofructokinase has product MILTLTPNPSVDHTLEVDGLIRGEVLRVRATRAHPGGKGVNVARALSGADVPTRAVLPVGGGGGAELTALLGDLPRATVPIDGETRANITVAEPDGTTTKLNAPGPVLSTAELGALLDVVEEELARGPDWIVACGSLPGGADTAFYVRVAELAARYGVPLALDSSGEPLAKAARAGSVALLKPNHEELEELAGRGLPTVGEVVTAAREVLSWGNEQALVTLGGHGAILVDDTCSWWARGPLVRARSTVGAGDCSLAGFLSQDGPPDKGLARAVSWGAAAVSLPGTTVPTPEDVAAHETTVVAEPDPHQRIDRL; this is encoded by the coding sequence ATGATCCTGACCCTCACGCCGAACCCGAGCGTGGACCACACCCTGGAGGTGGACGGCCTCATTCGGGGCGAGGTCCTACGGGTGCGCGCGACCCGCGCCCATCCCGGGGGCAAGGGCGTCAACGTGGCGCGCGCGCTCAGCGGCGCGGACGTCCCCACGCGGGCGGTGCTCCCCGTCGGTGGAGGCGGCGGCGCCGAGCTGACCGCGCTGCTCGGCGACCTGCCGCGCGCCACCGTGCCCATCGACGGCGAGACGCGGGCCAACATCACGGTCGCGGAGCCCGACGGCACCACCACCAAGCTCAACGCCCCGGGACCCGTCCTCTCCACCGCCGAGCTCGGCGCCCTCCTGGACGTGGTGGAGGAGGAGCTGGCCCGTGGGCCCGACTGGATCGTGGCGTGCGGGAGCCTGCCGGGCGGCGCGGACACCGCCTTCTACGTCCGCGTCGCGGAACTGGCCGCCCGGTACGGCGTCCCGCTCGCCCTGGACTCCTCCGGCGAGCCCCTCGCCAAGGCCGCGCGGGCGGGTTCGGTGGCCCTGCTCAAGCCCAACCACGAGGAGCTGGAGGAGCTGGCCGGCCGTGGTCTTCCCACCGTCGGCGAGGTCGTCACGGCGGCCAGGGAGGTTCTGTCCTGGGGCAACGAACAGGCCCTGGTGACTTTGGGCGGACATGGCGCGATACTCGTCGACGACACGTGCAGCTGGTGGGCGCGCGGTCCCCTCGTCCGGGCGCGGAGCACGGTGGGCGCGGGCGACTGCTCGCTGGCCGGCTTCCTCAGCCAGGACGGTCCCCCCGACAAGGGGCTGGCGCGTGCCGTGTCCTGGGGAGCGGCGGCGGTGTCCCTGCCCGGGACGACCGTTCCGACCCCCGAGGACGTCGCCGCCCATGAGACCACCGTGGTGGCCGAGCCGGACCCGCACCAGCGGATCGACCGGCTCTGA
- a CDS encoding DHA2 family efflux MFS transporter permease subunit, whose product MTAQTTAPPTTRAGGLRNSPWGTLVAIAFGVMMVALDGTIVAVANPAIGASLGASLAELQWVTHGYLLGLAVFLITAGKLGDRFGHRRTYLVGVVGFVLSSVAIALSFGVIMLVVFRVLQGVFGALLLPAAMGLLRSSFPPEKLGRAFGVFGSLIGAATAGGPILGGVLVGAFGWEAVFYINVPVGAIALGLSLWLLRPNQATDPGSRMDVPGIILLSVAIFALVWALVEAPTAGWGAPVTLGSLGAAVVVGVLFVLWERRPKHPLVPLALFANPSISIGTVIMVFMAVSLMGSLFFITFYLQGARGMSPAQTGLQLLPMTGMMAITSPIAGRILDRVGPRIPTAAGLVVSTMGMFMLSRLTMETSVVYLSAAFILLGMGLSLVMTGATAAIIGAAPMRFAGVASAVQQAAMQLGGSLGTAVLGAVMSATIISTLPGRLADAGLPAPGADELRADQSTVAQGGAVVPEGAAPDVAAAVTEASNLAFLSGLQWAFGIAAALLALSAVMSLFMRGGMTGAGSEDEESEGAAVPAVHV is encoded by the coding sequence ATGACCGCACAGACCACCGCCCCACCGACCACCCGGGCGGGAGGACTGAGGAACAGCCCCTGGGGCACCCTGGTCGCCATCGCCTTCGGCGTGATGATGGTGGCCCTGGACGGCACGATCGTCGCGGTCGCCAACCCCGCCATCGGGGCGTCCCTGGGCGCCTCGCTCGCCGAACTCCAGTGGGTCACGCACGGCTACCTGCTCGGGCTCGCCGTCTTCCTCATCACCGCGGGCAAGCTCGGTGACCGCTTCGGCCACCGGCGCACCTACCTCGTGGGAGTCGTGGGATTCGTCCTGTCCTCGGTGGCGATCGCGCTCTCCTTCGGCGTCATCATGCTCGTCGTGTTCCGCGTCCTGCAAGGCGTTTTCGGCGCCCTGCTGCTGCCCGCCGCGATGGGCCTGCTGCGCTCCAGCTTCCCGCCGGAGAAGCTCGGCCGGGCCTTCGGCGTCTTCGGCAGCCTCATCGGCGCGGCCACGGCCGGCGGACCGATCCTCGGCGGCGTCCTGGTGGGAGCGTTCGGCTGGGAGGCGGTGTTCTACATCAACGTCCCGGTCGGCGCGATCGCCCTGGGGCTCAGCCTGTGGCTGCTGCGGCCCAACCAGGCGACCGACCCCGGCTCGCGCATGGACGTCCCCGGCATCATCCTGCTCAGCGTCGCCATCTTCGCGCTAGTGTGGGCGCTGGTCGAGGCGCCGACCGCGGGGTGGGGCGCCCCCGTCACCCTCGGATCGCTCGGCGCGGCCGTGGTCGTGGGCGTGCTGTTCGTGCTGTGGGAACGCCGTCCGAAACACCCGCTGGTCCCGCTGGCGCTGTTCGCCAACCCGTCGATCTCCATCGGCACCGTGATCATGGTGTTCATGGCGGTCAGCCTGATGGGGTCGCTGTTCTTCATCACCTTCTACCTGCAGGGCGCGCGCGGGATGAGCCCGGCGCAGACCGGTCTCCAGCTGCTGCCGATGACCGGCATGATGGCGATCACCTCGCCCATCGCGGGCCGGATCCTGGACCGCGTCGGGCCCCGGATCCCCACCGCCGCGGGTCTGGTGGTGAGCACGATGGGCATGTTCATGCTCTCCCGGCTGACCATGGAGACCTCCGTGGTCTACCTGTCGGCGGCCTTCATCCTGCTCGGCATGGGCCTCAGCCTCGTGATGACCGGTGCCACGGCCGCGATCATCGGCGCCGCGCCGATGCGGTTCGCCGGGGTCGCCTCCGCGGTCCAGCAGGCCGCGATGCAGCTCGGCGGGTCCCTGGGGACCGCGGTGCTGGGCGCCGTGATGTCGGCGACGATCATCTCCACCCTGCCCGGGCGCCTGGCCGACGCCGGCCTGCCCGCTCCGGGCGCCGACGAGCTGCGGGCCGACCAGAGCACGGTCGCGCAGGGCGGGGCCGTGGTGCCCGAGGGCGCCGCCCCCGACGTCGCCGCCGCCGTCACCGAGGCCAGCAACCTGGCCTTCCTCAGCGGGTTGCAGTGGGCGTTCGGGATCGCCGCGGCCCTGTTGGCGCTGTCCGCGGTGATGTCCCTGTTCATGCGCGGCGGGATGACCGGAGCGGGCTCCGAGGACGAGGAGTCCGAGGGTGCGGCCGTGCCCGCCGTCCACGTCTGA